The genomic stretch ccaatcattaccgatatgtgtggaccagttgacagtaaaatattacttcccaattgtatcctttaaaatgagacttaaacatgtgatcatcatgatcgacagttgtgatcgcattattgtcggagaacACATAATCCAACAGTAGTAGCATTAGAAGGAGCAGCCACGGTGGTATCTGTGCCGGCAGCAGAGGACGTAGCAGGGGAGGGGGCCGAGGCAGAGTCATCAGGACCCGGACCCGCAACAGTCTCAGGATTAGCACCCGAAATATCAAACCCATTAAAAGGCTCATCGGAGAGAGACGAATCAGGGGTGGAATCCATAACAGTCTTGGTGACCGAATCATTTATAGCAGCAAAAGGAAAAGTGTTTTCGTGAAAAATGACATCACGAGAGACATAAAAAGATTCGGTTTCGAGATCATAAAGCTTCCAACCCTTTTTACTATTCGGATACCCAACGAAAATACTTTTCCGACTCCGTTTCTCAAACTTATCCCCATGTGTATTTTGATTGTGAGCATAAGCTAAACACCCGAAAACTCTCAAATTGTCATATGAAGGAGCAATACCATAGAGACACTTATACGGGGTCAAGTTATTTAGCAATTGTGACGGTGTCCGATTAATTAAATAGGCGGAAGATAAGATACATTCACCCCAAAAAGAGTTGGGTAAATTGGCCTGAAAACGAAGTGCCCGAGCTACATTCAAAATATGACGATGCTTACGTTCCACCCGCCCATTCTGTTGAGGTGTACCGACACAAGAGGTCTCAAATTTTATGCCATTTTGGAAAAAATAACCAGTCATGCTATTAAATTCCGTGCCATTATCACTCCGGACATTCTTAAGGGATTTAGAAAATTGGGTTTGGACCATATGAATAAAACTCATGAACATGTCACTTACTTCAGTTTTATCAAGCAATAAATAAACCCATATTGCACGAGAGTAATCATCTACTATTGTTAAAAAATATTTCGCACCACACGAAGAAGCAGTACGATATGGCCCCCATAGGTCACAATGAATTAAATCAAATAAATCCGAGGCACGCTTATTATTCAAAACAAAACTGTCACGGTGTTGTTTAGCCAAATGACTAGCATCACAAACTGTATCTTTATTGGAAATTAAACTACTAAAAGAGGGAATAGTCCTGACCACTTTATGTGACGGATGCCCTAGACGTCTGTGCCAAAGATCAAAAGTCTCTCGCCCTGACACTGTATGAACCGCCAGTGGTTTCTCCCCCGCATGAATCCAAAATAGTCCGTCCCGTAGTTCACCTGCTCCAATCGTCTTCCTCGAAGAAGGGGCCTGAATGAGACAGGAGGTCTTAGCAAATGCAAATGACAAATTGGCATCCAAAATAAGTTGAGAAACATATATAAACCGAACCCATTACGGTAGACACGACATGTTGGCCGTTCGGAAGCCCAACAGCTCGGCCAGGTATTTGTGTTTGATTCTCCAAAAAAGATAAAGTACCGGTGACGTGATTGGAAGCTCCCGTATCAATTATCCAATTACACATACCGCTTAGACGATCCGAGGAAAGCAAAGAGAGAATAGATGCGTTGGTGATTACAGCATTTGCGTGAACAGCAAGAGCAGCCGTGCCTGCATTGTTCGAACCAGAGGCACCCGAGCCCCCATTCTGGGATGAACTCGAACCTCGAGTAGTCGTATTTCGTGCCCTATATCGCTTGTATTCAGCAAGTGTACGGGGTCTATCCCCCACCATTCGGGAAAACGCATGGTTTTAAAGAAACATTTGGAAACGTCATGACCACGGGTTTCACAAGAAGAACAAAACAGGCCGCGTTTTTCATTCCGTTCTTTGTCACGAATAGCACGCCAATCAGTGGTGGCGTGTGGGGTAGCAAAAATGGCAACCTCTAACACAGTAGGTTGCGTCTCAATGCGTAAATGTTCTTCTTGAAGAACCAGATTATAGGCGCGACTACGAGCGGGTAAGGGGTCCAATTGAAATTGAGAGGATCGGATATTACCGTAAAGAGTATGATCGAGACCCATGAAAAATTGATGAAGTCGTTCGTTGTCTTGCCGTTTGATAGCAGCAGGGCCTATTCCACACTCGCACTTACCACATCGACAAGCAAACGGTGGCTCGTGCTTACCGATAGAATCCCAAAGAGTCTTCAGTTTGCCATAGTATGTGGTGACGTCCATTCCTTTATTTTGCTTACAATTGTTTAAATGAGTTTTAAGGCTATGGATCATAGTACCGTCAACCACCGCGTATTGGGCTTTAATTTCGGACCACAGGACAGATGCGTCATCGGGGTACGAAATATTATCAAGCAGCGTTGGATTAATCATATTGCGGATCCATTGAATTAAGGTACAATTAACCACAACCCAATTGCCGAGTTCGAATGCATCGGTGAGTTTCTTAATTGTGCCATCGATGAATCCGAACTTGCGGCGAGCTTTTAAGGAGAAAGTCATGGATTTTTGCCAAGAATCGTAGTTGTCACGATGTAAAACAATATTCGAAACTTTTTCACCCGGAACATCATGGGAACCGAGGTAATAGGAGCTGAGAGGATCAAGTTTTTGTGTATTAGAGGTTTCAATGTCGCCGGCCATGACGGCAGAGCGTAGGGTCTTCGTGGTTTTATAGAAATTAGGTTAGGAAGTTTTGTGAGAAAGGAGAGTTCCCTAATACCATGTTAAGGAAGTATGAGGGGAATTTGCGATAGTATTAGCATTGACATAATTAGCCTTATATAGTTACATCAATGATAACAATATCTCACAAAGTAGGCTAGGATATCGCAACAGAATATTGTAACAATGGCAACATAATATTATGcaataatattaatcatatcatatattccTAATATATTAggaatatatgatatgattaatattattgcataatattatgttgtaatagtaatcatatcatatattccTAATAATACGCAATCATACAATCAATacgcaacgagtaagaccgcattgaccacACACAACCTAGTTCggtaaaaattaccaaaacagtCTTGATTTTCTCGTTTTAAATATATTCTTGAATTGTATATGAAAAATGCAATTTGATTGTTTCTTGATTAATTGGTATTGTAAATCAATTGGTTAGGTGATTTTACGAATGTTATACTGTTGTTTAATTATGTTATTCATGATTTCAATTTTGTCGATCTAATTTCTGAGCATATGGCTTGAGGGTGTTCACTGGAGGTGGAGGGAAGGATGGTCGGCCAGTGGGGATATGGTGGTGATGGCGGCAGTTGTGTACAACGTTGGTTGGAATTGGGTGGATGTTAAACGACGTAGTACTTGTTTGTACTGCAAATCTCTTGTGTTTTTAATCAAGGGTAGACAATGGAAAACAATAGACAAAATATACTGAAATGAGTAAAAATCGTACTGCGAATAAATTAcgattaaataaatacttttaaaaTGTTAATAATTATTTAGTGTATAATGAACTTATATATAAAATAATTTAATGGTATGATTTAAGTTGAAAAAAGAAATTGAGTTAGATTTCATTTTTTGTCAAAGTTATGGGGCGGTTATGGGGCTTAATCTCACAATCGGCTAAAGTTATGGGGGTTAATCACCACTTTCGCGATTAAATAAGTAAAGGTAAAATTTGACATTGATTATAACTAATTCTCATATTCCACCCAAACTCATcctctaatcaatctctttcgacaTTATCTCATTTCTCGTCTAAATTGTGATACGTTTTGGCATGTATCTAATGAGTGTCGGTATCCGATACAATGTCGGTCACGAAACGACTGATTAGGAGGTGTGTCCATACTATATACGTTTctcttacatttttatttatcaatcacaaattcttatttgtaaTAGCACTATTAACCTCCCACCATAAGCAAGTGGAAGGGAggttatgaaaaatcacaaactTGTGATGTCAGAGAGTCACAGGTAATACTTTCTATTTATCAATttacgaaaaaaaaaatcaatatctTTGTGGACAATCCGAACTTTGTCGCAGGAGCAATGACTAGAGTAACATGGGTTCAATTGTTGGTCGTTGACTTAATTATACGACATGATATTAATTGGAGCAATGTGCTGTAGTTTATTTGCGTAATTTTGATTACAAGAATTCTCTCTTGTGACGAGTATATCTGTCACAAATTTGCGACAGGTTAAGTAATATTTATGTGGTAAATAAGACAAAATTGATTGTTACTTTCTAAGCATTCTTGTCTAATCTACCCCACATGAATAATATTTGACCCATCGCAAGTTTGCGACGGATATGCCCATCGAGAATTTGTGTTTTCATTATTATGGCGTCGTTAGTATTGTACTATTGTGCAATAAGAAATCTATAATGAgatgcacaaattctcattataggcggacactatccgtctatagctagtATTCCTCTTATAAATGAAAGTAGATAGTGTAAGTGTgtgggaaatggatacccccacttgTACCCTCACTTTCATTTTGTGAAAGGGTAACTATCCGTTTATAGCTATAGATGGATAATGACCATCTATAATGAGACGGACTGAATGAGATATGTATAGTTGATTTTAGGTAAAGATTATTATGTGATACAACAAAGTCTTGATAATGtgcatagttttttttttttttacggaaTATTCTGAATTGTGTTACTAGATTTAATATTCGTGTGGGTACAAAGTTTAAATGTAGAATTCGGTAGTAAAAAATATTTCGTACCTTATTGTATAATACGAGTAACAACAAATAACACAATTATTTTACGGCCACTAAATAATACGTTATACGTGAGACAATGGTTTTATTCGAGAATTTGTTTAAGTAATTTAGCCTTCATACAAGGAATTTGGGTAAGCAGAATTTCCAAGGTTAAGTCTTCCTCAGAGCAATTTTGTGGAATATTTGTGACAATGGGCCAATGAGCTATGCTTTCTATACTTTAAACATGTCAAAAATAAGGTCTACGGACTACGGTCCCCTCGTTATTCAAAAAACAAAAATTAGCCGTCATAATCACACAAAGacttaatttgaatttatgtgaTTATTCTAATGTAGTTGTCTTCTTGAAATTATGATCATATGCCATATGACAGAGACTGCTGCCAAAGTCGCTCCCACGTTTGTATGCACTAATTCTGGCTATTCATTCCAACTGTAAAAAATATTGTCTACATTCTGCATTCCCTACTTTTTGTTTTGGGAATTATTTTGAGATACCCATCTGTACAAACCCCTCCAAATCAGGAAAAACCAAGGTAAAGATTTAATCTTTCTTTCATTTCAAGTGTTTTAAGCCCTAATTTTGTGTTTTAGCTGTTTATCTTCATGGTTGACTTGTTTATCAATGTTGCTTTCTTGTTCATTTTCATGCATGCTCAAGAATTCTGCATTACTGTATAGTATCATAATGTGCTAAATCCTTTTGCTTGTGTTAAAATCTAGCATCAAGAAGAATTTACTGTATGACAAAATGTTGCACATCCTCTAAATTGGGAGATATGTTTGTATGAAATCCATATTAATTGATGGTAAAAAATTGTGGGTTTCTGCAGTGAATTGGGTTTCAGAAATTGGTGTTGCTGTGATTTTGCGAAACCAAAGCATTTTGGTGCTTATATTCTGAGGAGGGTTTGAAGGAGGATTTATATTGGGGGGTTTTGGTTTTATTCTCTGCAAAATTGGTATGTTTGTATGAAATCCATGCATACATTTTGCTGTAAGGAAGCAATCTAATAAACCAGATGGCTTCGTCTCCAAATTCTCAACCCGAAACCCCTCCCTCTCCACTGATCGACTCCGTTCCATCATTAGTCCCACTCCCACCCATTATATCACCCCCAGCACCCGATACAGCTAACCCCCCTCCCTCTGACACTTCCCAGCCACCTCCAACTCTGTCAGCTCCACCACCAGCCACCTCTTCACCACCCCCTGTGACACCTGAAATACCACCGCCTTCACCACCAGCGTTGCCACCACCATCACCTCAAGTTTCTCCTCCTCCAACGCCAGTAGCTTTTGCATCCCCTCCACCGGCACCAGAATTAACTCCGCCTCCTCCCTTCATCACCACTCCGCCTAGTCAACCTCCGCCTACAGATGTTCCTAGTGCGCCTCCTCCTAGATCCCAAGCCCCAGCTCCCCCATTCTCCCCCGACCCACCTCCTCCAGTTTCTCCCGACTCACCCCAAGTGTCCGCTCCCCCTCCTTCTACACCTGCATTTGTTCCTCCTCCTCCATTGGATTCTTCTTCTCCTCCCGCGCCACCTGACTCTAAAACCTCTCCTCCAGCACCGCCTACTAACACCTCTACACCCAGTGTACCTTCACTAAGACCGCCGTCCAAGTCTGGCAGTCCTAGCTCGAATTCAGAGGTCAGTTCTACTCCTGGCCCACCAAATGCTCCTGCCAGTGATGACCAAGCGATTAGAACGGGAGTTGCTGTTGGTGTTGTGGCAGCTGTAATTGTAATCGCGTTCATGCTGATTGTCTTGTGCGTGAGAAGACGGAAGAAAAAACAGAATCGTTACAATTCAGTGTACATGTTGCCTTCCCCATACAACTCTTCCCAAGTCTCAGGTAAAACTTTCTTGcagttttcttgttttttttttttgcttatttTTAACACATCGAATGAAATAATAAGGAAAATTTCCGCTTTGGTCTCCTAAGGGATAAGGTCTGGGGGATATTTTCCACTTGGTGACCTAAATTGCAGTATCACCAAATTTCGACCAGATAACAAGTATGTTTAAGCTTAACAAAGTAGTTCTTTTTGGAAAATCATGTGAAAATTCACTTTAATGTGAAAATTCACTTTAATTTCGACCAGATAACAAGTATGTTTAAGATTAAATGAAAACTTTTGGCATCAAACTGGAAATTTTCCATATGATAATTCATCTTGTCAGTTGATAGTTAGCGACAACTTAGTGATATGTGGATACTTTTGTAGGTCCATCTTTTTTGAAGACCAACTCCACTGGTGTTACTAGTGGGGAGTTCATGAGCGCAACGCCTACcagtggcggcggtggtggtggattAGGAGGTTCACAATCATGGTTCTCATATGAAGAATTGACCACAGCCACCAATGGATTTGCTTCACAAAATATATTGGGGGCTGGTGGTTTTGGTTGTGTATACAAAGGCTTGCTGCAAGATGGCAGAGAGGTAGCTGTAAAGAAGTTGAAAGATAATAGTGGACAAGGGGATCGCGAGTTTAAAGCAGAGGTTGAAATTATCAGCCGTGTACACCATCGTTATTTGGTTTCCCTTGTGGGTTATTGTATAACTGACTACCAAAGACTACTGGTCTATGAATTCGTTGCTAATGGCACCCTTCATCACCATCTCCACTGTAAGTTATATATTAAATTTGTTATATAAGGATGTGTGTTTTTATTTCATATGCCGAAAGAATTAGAAGCTTACAATTACTGTTTGATTTTTAATGCATTAATATATCTAGATAAGATGATGACAGTTGCTTATACTCGCTTCTGGGCTTCTTGCATTTTCAGCTTCTAGTAAACCACCCATGGAATGGGCTCACAGAGTCAAGGTCGCGTGTGGCTCTGCTCGTGGAATCGC from Silene latifolia isolate original U9 population chromosome 2, ASM4854445v1, whole genome shotgun sequence encodes the following:
- the LOC141643132 gene encoding proline-rich receptor-like protein kinase PERK8, which encodes MASSPNSQPETPPSPLIDSVPSLVPLPPIISPPAPDTANPPPSDTSQPPPTLSAPPPATSSPPPVTPEIPPPSPPALPPPSPQVSPPPTPVAFASPPPAPELTPPPPFITTPPSQPPPTDVPSAPPPRSQAPAPPFSPDPPPPVSPDSPQVSAPPPSTPAFVPPPPLDSSSPPAPPDSKTSPPAPPTNTSTPSVPSLRPPSKSGSPSSNSEVSSTPGPPNAPASDDQAIRTGVAVGVVAAVIVIAFMLIVLCVRRRKKKQNRYNSVYMLPSPYNSSQVSGPSFLKTNSTGVTSGEFMSATPTSGGGGGGLGGSQSWFSYEELTTATNGFASQNILGAGGFGCVYKGLLQDGREVAVKKLKDNSGQGDREFKAEVEIISRVHHRYLVSLVGYCITDYQRLLVYEFVANGTLHHHLHSSSKPPMEWAHRVKVACGSARGIAYLHEDCHPKIIHRDIKSANILVENNFEAKVADFGLAKLAGELDLNTHISTRVMGTFGYMAPEYASSGKLTEKSDVFSFGVVLLEIITGRKPVDETRPLGDESLVEWARPLMTEALEREDFDELADPRLQRNYDRGEMFRLIEAAAACVRHSAAKRPKMSQVVRAMDTMSELSDLSNGMTPGQSGIFNTREQSAQIKMFQRMAFGSQEFSSEAYSQSQGNWTSGGRSGQVGGTSGQV
- the LOC141641459 gene encoding uncharacterized protein LOC141641459, which gives rise to MAGDIETSNTQKLDPLSSYYLGSHDVPGEKVSNIVLHRDNYDSWQKSMTFSLKARRKFGFIDGTIKKLTDAFELGNWVVVNCTLIQWIRNMINPTLLDNISYPDDASVLWSEIKAQYAVVDGTMIHSLKTHLNNCKQNKGMDVTTYYGKLKTLWDSIGKHEPPFACRCGKCECGIGPAAIKRQDNERLHQFFMGLDHTLYGNIRSSQFQLDPLPARSRAYNLVLQEEHLRIETQPTVLEVAIFATPHATTDWRAIRDKERNEKRGLFCSSCETRGHDAPSSRKTIGAGELRDGLFWIHAGEKPLAVHTVSGRETFDLWHRRLGHPSHKVVRTIPSFSSLISNKDTVCDASHLAKQHRDSFVLNNKRASDLFDLIHCDLWGPYRTASSCGAKYFLTIVDDYSRAIWVYLLLDKTEVSDMFMSFIHMVQTQFSKSLKNVRSDNGTEFNSMTGYFFQNGIKFETSCVGTPQQNGRVERKHRHILNVARALRFQANLPNSFWGECILSSAYLINRTPSQLLNNLTPYKCLYGIAPSYDNLRVFGCLAYAHNQNTHGDKFEKRSRKSIFVGYPNSKKGWKLYDLETESFYVSRDVIFHENTFPFAAINDSVTKTVMDSTPDSSLSDEPFNGFDISGANPETVAGPGPDDSASAPSPATSSAAGTDTTVAAPSNATTVGLCVLRQ